A window from Artemia franciscana unplaced genomic scaffold, ASM3288406v1 PGA_scaffold_39, whole genome shotgun sequence encodes these proteins:
- the LOC136041823 gene encoding succinate--hydroxymethylglutarate CoA-transferase-like, whose amino-acid sequence MFQCFERKTSVLFSLHKQILPSKFNQCLKIRVQNRNFSERVHSCSGLEKPLAGVTVVDMTRVLAGPYCTMILGDLGADVIKIERPGLGDDTRSWGPPFIGSESCYFISINRNKRSICIDIKEKSGQKLVKELVKKSDVFVENFIPGTLDKLNLGYNQLSSIAPKLIYCSITGYGPDGCYKSRPGYDLIAASMGGLLSVTGMEDGDPCKVGVAMTDLSAGLYAHGAILAALIQRERNGKGQKIDINLLSTQLASMVNLGSCVLNSDVKPKKWGTAHENIVPYQCFKTKDGYITIAAGNDLQFHALCNRINAEYLWLNDKYRENRNRVVHRRELVAKLNDIFLGKSTKEWLHILEGSTFPYAPVNLIEDAFSDPHVSEIGIVKGISHPCGPIKVVGPPVKYSQSNNDIYLPPPLLGEHTNEILQQFLGYSSSEVNLLKEKGVVA is encoded by the coding sequence ATGTTTCAGTGTTTTGAAAGAAAGACTAGTGTGCTCTTTAGCTTGCACAAACAAATTTTGCCCAGCAAATTTAATCAATGCTTGAAAATAAGAGTACAGAATAGAAACTTTTCAGAAAGAGTTCATTCTTGCTCTGGATTAGAGAAACCATTAGCTGGTGTCACTGTAGTTGATATGACTAGGGTCCTTGCTGGTCCCTATTGCACAATGATCCTTGGTGATTTAGGAGCTGATgttataaaaattgaaagacCAGGTTTAGGTGATGATACAAGATCTTGGGGACCTCCATTCATTGGAAGTGAATCTTGCTATTTTATAAGCATTAATAGAAACAAAAGAAGTATATGTATTGATATAAAGGAGAAATCTGGGCAAAAACTGGTTAAAGAACTTGTTAAAAAGAGTGATGtatttgtggaaaattttatacCAGGAACTCTTGATAAACTAAATCTTGGGTATAATCAACTTTCTTCAATAGCCCCAAAATTGATATACTGTTCAATAACTGGGTATGGTCCAGATGGCTGTTATAAATCCAGGCCTGGATATGATCTTATAGCAGCGTCAATGGGTGGTCTTCTTTCTGTAACAGGAATGGAGGATGGGGACCCATGCAAAGTTGGTGTTGCAATGACTGATCTATCTGCTGGATTATATGCTCATGGAGCTATTTTAGCAGCTTTAATACAAAGAGAAAGAAATGGCAAGGGGCAGAAGATAGATATTAATTTGTTGTCAACACAACTAGCTAGTATGGTTAATCTTGGATCATGTGTGTTGAACTCAGATGTTAAGCCTAAGAAGTGGGGAACAGCTCATGAAAATATTGTCCCTTATCAATGCTTCAAAACTAAAGATGGCTATATTACAATTGCTGCTGGCAATGACTTGCAGTTCCATGCACTGTGTAATAGGATAAATGCTGAATATCTTTGGCTTAATGATAAATATAGAGAGAATAGGAATAGGGTAGTTCATAGAAGAGAGTTAGTTGCTAAATTGAATGACATTTTTTTAGGGAAGAGCACAAAAGAGTGGCTTCATATTCTTGAAGGCTCCACCTTCCCTTATGCACCTGTAAACTTAATTGAGGATGCTTTTAGTGATCCACATGTAAGTGAAATTGGAATAGTGAAAGGGATATCACATCCCTGTGGCCCAATCAAGGTTGTTGGGCCACCTGTGAAGTATTCACAAAGCAATAATGACATTTATCTCCCTCCTCCTTTGCTTGGTGAACATACTAATGAAATATTGCAACAGTTTCTTGGATATAGTAGTAGTGAAGTCAATTTGTTGAAAGAAAAGGGTGTTGTTGCATGA